The region TAGGCAGTCTGCCCCATGTAACCTATCATATTAGTAGCTCCTGGAGGTTGTGCAAACTGCTGTGACATCAGTGGCTGTGGCTGCTGCCCAGACCGGCCTATCCCACTAAACTGCTGGCTAGAGCTCTGTGAACTTCTCCCAGTTGAGGTGGTGCTACTGGCCCCGTAAGTGCCGGCGCCATACTCTTGGGCTGTGTAACCACTGGTGCCATAAGCAGCTGCCCCATAGGTGCCTTGACCATAGGTGTATTGGCCTGCTTGTGCTCCAAAGGCAGAATTTGGACTTCCATAGCCACTGCCGTTAGCATAACCGGCTCTATCGGTTTCACCACGATCCCGATAGCTTGCAGAGTCTCTCCGGCCACCATCTTTGACCCCTCGAAGCCTCCGGTCACACTCATCCTGATACATCAAATTGGGATTGTTGGCTGAAGAAGTGGTCCGGTATCGAGAACGGCCGCCTAATGAAGACACAAGAATTTTCAACGCCAGATATAGGATCCAAACATAACCACATATAAAAATGTTACTAGATACGAAAGTATTCAATATTCTTTCTTGATCTTTAGCCAAGTCAGCTTCCAAATCactcctttaaaaatatactcaTAATTTGGTTCTTTAAGAAGATACCTTCAAAGAATTGTAAACATTAAAGGATATTCGACTTttcatcttttgccttttctttgagGATTACCAAGAAACACACTCttaaaaatgtaggaaaaatgGTAAggatgatttaaaaacaaaaaacccccaagcAGCTAGGTTCATATGACCACAAAGGAATCCTCTACTAGTGCACACTGGTTCTCAAATGTTACTTTGCAGACCTTAATTGCAATCAGAGTAATCTCTCAAGCTTTAGGGTTTTGAAAAGTTCAGGTTCCTAGTTCAATTCCAAgtccacttaaaaaaaagtttatacttttaaaaacttctaAGGGAATCGTAATGTAGAGCTTCAACATATAGTAAGCTGAGGGAAAGGGCATGAAACCCAGATCCTAGCTAGTATATCTCACAACTGTCCAATTCAAATCCAGTAACTATGCCTATATAACATTACTGATTTCCCCATATGGAAAACTCAAAACATACTACCTAAGGCTATGATAGTCACTCAAACCTCTTACTGTCTTACTCAAAAGAGATTATGAACAATTACTAAGCAACGTTAACATTAACCTCCACTGGATCAACAACAAACAGGACACAATGAACACACAAAAAGATACCTTGGCAGTACCTGGAAAACTCCAGGACTTACCCTTACCCCCTCCTCCGCCGCCTCCTCTGTGGTCCACCAGTTGCATCAATTTTGGATTGATAGCCTGATTAGCCTCTTCTAGCACTTTGATCAACTCTCGGGCCTGCTTTAGGTTCCCTGGGGTAAAGAAGGTGTAGGCAGTGCCCTTGTTGGTGCTACGGGCTGTTCGGCCAATACGGTGCACATAATCCTCTGAGCTGTTTGGATAGTCATAGTTGATCACAAACTTGACATCTTCCACATCTTCAAAGCCAACGATGAGTCAGTGTGTAGGTTGATGTGGCAGGGAAAGAGAAGGTAAAGGACATGCCAACAACAGGTGGGAAGCACGAATGCAGATGACAGCAAGAGGAGAGAAGACTAAGTTAGTAACCACTCTGAACAGGAACAAAAAAGACTCATCCCAACAGAGTAAAAGAGGATTAATGATGCTTGGGACATGCAGAGAAAGCATCAGCTGTAAAATCCTAAGGGAATCCCATTCAACCATTCAAACTCCTGCCTCTTTCATATTTTAACCAACATACTGACAGGAGTTGTATCAAATTCCAGTTCCATCTTTTTCAAAACTGGAATGTTTAAGGTGATACCACCATTAAGCTACAAGGCCAAATCACTTCTACTCTGTTGGGAGAGCCTGGCAAAATCTACCAGTAATATAACAAACTTACCTTTAAACCAGTCacagagcaaaatgaaaacaaaaaacaaacagaaaaaaaaaacaaaaacacaaaaacttcATATACTTTATTACTACATTTACATGGAGACTTAAGATACTTAGATTAAGAAATTtttgcttatattaaaaaaagacaaaactgatCAGAGCCAAAGTTAAATACACTTATTTTCCTTTGCAGAAATATCCaaattatctttcttctttcaatTACCACAAGAGGACATTACACTAAAATTTCACTGTACTATACCAAGCCCAGCTCTGccaaatgagtttttttttctcaacTCAAGGTTACTTCAACTCAGTCCTTACTTCAATTATCAAAGATTATCTACATAACCTGGAAAATTAAATAGCCAAAGAGTGTGGGAAAACATCATGAAACCTTGAGACACAAGTTTAATGTTCTGTCCACTGCTGGGAATTGAATTGAACAACCTCCTAAAGCTTTTAAGTATGTAAATGTTAGTGTAATGCTTCCaactaaatgtatatttttacctacttaaacaaacaaatttaagaatataACAAAGAATCCTAATGttttgtggaaaaaaaatctgcattttacaaagaatattcagaaaatatcctagataaaacacagatttttgtgatataaataattaaaaaacattctCTGTTTGTTACCAGACCGATGCACACTCCCTCCTCCTTTGGGAAACCGCTGCAGCCGATCCCGtctctttgccttttatttttggcGGCCTCCTTTCGAAAACTCCGCCTTCTGACACGGGACCACTGGAGCGCGGGGAGCATGCATCAAGGGTCCGTGGCAGTGAGAAGTCCCCACACACGCTCGCTCTGTGAACTGGCTTAGATGCTTCTCTGTAGCCCCATTTGGTTGCCAAGCGCCGGAGAACCTGGGTTCGGGTAAAAATTTCAGGTCCTCCAACGCCTCCCCCAAGGATAATTGGGGTGattgtagaaaaaaataattaataaaaaaaatgtaagttaCATCCAAAGGGTCAGACTGCATCTATTGCCCAGACTGGATTAATTTCAGGGGAAAGGGGagatgatcaaaaaaaaaaaaattcagctgttGTTAAAGGGCCTGTGAAGAAAGGGGCATTATGTCTGTTTCTTATTACATTAAAGGCTCCTCAGTCTTTACTGACCCCTAAAGTCCTGAAATCACACCAGAAAGACGAGAAGGCAGTTATCACAGGGGGCAGCGTGAGTCTCCGGCTAGGGTTGATGAtgtaacaaaaggaaaacaaaaatttacaGGGCCAGCATGGATGTGAGATGGGGAAAGTAGGGAATTATGCTCCATGATCGCATCTTCAGAGCTAGAATGCTCCTTAGTCAGTCTCATTGTGTATGACCACAGGCAGCAGAGCAGGCTGAATTACTGCACTGGATGAAGATTTGTGCTTTCCTACCAGAAAGCACTGGGGACTGGAGTCAACAGTTCAGGTACTAACACTTGGGAGTATTTCTGGAGAGGTTCAATAGGGGACAGACATGGTGCAAGTTCTTCAGACTAGAAAGGTTTCTTGTATGTGCACATATAGCAGGCTAAGGGCATATAAGAGCAAGTGCAGAATTTGGTTTTCTCCAGTCTAGCCTGCCCTGATGTTATTTGTGCACTGTCACAATATTACCTTGGTGGCTTTAGACAAGATGCTGTTGCAGAGTAAGCAATCACAAAGTTACTCTTTTAGCCAGCTGCCTAGGGTAAGAACTTTTTGTCTGAGAAGCCCTATGACATGGCCTGAATCTCCAATCACTAACTGGGAGGGGCTGAGACTAGCCAATAGGCTCATCTAGAGCTGCTTCCGGCCAATGTAGATTTGCCTCGGCCATGTACTGAGTGATCTGCAGCTGCTATCAAAGcttctgttaaaaaacaaaacaaaataaattcaataCTTTTAGCTTAACAGTGTGcagtttaaacaaaaaaaaaggaaaaattaaaaatatcccATTGGAAGGGGAATAAATAGGATGACTATTATAAAGATGACTAGGATGACTATTATTTCCTGAGGACAACTATTATAAAGTTATGGGAATCAGAGAACTTACCTGAAGGGAATATTTAAGAGGCCATCGTTCGACAGGAAGTGAAAAAAggcctggtgactcagctgaaaATTGCACCCCTGTCTATGAGGTAGAAGCCTTCACTTTCCAGGATCTTGTAGGACCTTGGTCAGCATTCTGCCATTTTGGTGGGTTTcccctttccttttgatttttacaAGGCAGCAAACAAAGGGGCCCAAAACAAGCACTGATGTTGAGTAacaagaaacagactcagatacgttccctctcccctctcttgGATGAGTGGGGGTGGGATGAAGAGTCTAAGTTATTCTAATGGCAGCCAATTGATTTGGTTTAGAAATGCAGGGGGACatggaacaaatattttaaattgtctaGGCAAGATGCACAAAGAAGCTACCAGCACATAGCAAGCCTGTTTAAAAACCACCATCACTGAAAGCTTTTATGTAAACTGCTTTCAGGCTTCAGCCTCTTCTCCCAACAGGCCCAAGTTCTAACCGCACAGATCCAGACATGACCTCAGAGGGTAGAGACAATCTTTCAGTCATGGCTGCAAGTCACCACCTCTGAAGGAGGGAATACGCTGAGTGCAATGTATAAAAAGCCTTCACTCCTTTTGTAATCCAGTTCAAACACTTGCTTTCTTTATGTTGAGTATCACAGGGAATATGGTTGCTTCTCGCCTTACTCAGCAAGAAAGATGTCAATTTAAAAGTATCTTTGTAATAGAAATACTCTTGtcgttttttaaaattaagttttgaaTTGCACCTATTTTTCTCAGAATGGGCTAAAGTACCACATCTCTGCATAAAATCATAATGGGTTTAAACTCCAGAACATCAGTTTCTGATTAAGATCTTAAATTGGAAGACAGCACATCAATAATATGAGAATGGGTGGGAAGAGGGGATAACTGAGTGCTCATGATAATTTTACTTCAGTAAATTAAATTGGGTAAAGCAGATTTAATTGCTGAAAGGTATCATATTTATAGACTTACTAAATCCCAAGAATATTAATGGCATTCATGGAATTGTACCTCCACAGATATGTTCGTAGAGGGAGAAAAAAGTAACTGAAGAAACTAGCTTCTAATAGCTAGGTTCAATCAAGCTCATTCTATTCAcccagaaaatagaataaaaccaGGAAGTTGAGCTGTTCAACTGAATGTCTCCTCTCCCTCCAACTGTTTAAATAGTCATGCCTAGGCCTTGCTGCAGACCAAAGCCTGTTTGTTAGGAGCAGGAAgagactttgaaaataaaaagaaaataaaaaacaaacaaaaaacccaccaaggttttaaaaaaaaaaaaatgtggggggtgggggggaatcaCGTACTTTGTATGTAAttcttctcttttaaatatttatctaaacACATGTATATGCAACTCTAATGTGAAATGACAAGCAAAATCTTTAAACCAAAAGATACATATACCATTGACAGAGACACCTATCTATACAAACCTAGCCCACGGGAGGCTACATCTGTGGCAATGAGAATGGGAGCCTTTCCAGAACGGAACTCTGCAAAACAAGGATGATACCACGAAAAACAAGTTATAAAATCAAAGCTACGTGATATATCTTAAAAAGTGACCAAATAAACATCCTTAGCTCTCTGACCTTTTCTACCACGTTAAAATTTCAAGTAATGGTGTCAGAACATACCAAGCTCTTTTAAATTTAAAGgtaattcttttgaaaatatttattatattcacCTTTAGCAGAGAAGCAATAGATTAAAAAGTTACCTAACAATGAGTAACATTAAAATGGTGGAGCAGTTTGTAACAAAATTAACATGAGTTggaatttttcttctcttaaattGTGACAGCAAAGTAATCTcccaaataaaaccaaaagtcgaggtgggggaagggatagggaaagggagaggaagtTTAAAAGACGTGAAATGAAAGGGGAAACCACAGCTTTGCCctgtgaaataatataaaaataaaatatatatttcatatatatgaatataatttcacatagtcaataatatatatttcacatatatattaatttcatatACATATGAAATAGAGGCCAATCTATAGGTCTCTACCCTCAGGTCCTGGCAatgagctcctaaaacccttgtgaAACAGATGCTAGGAGAATCTTAATCTAATACTTAAAAGCCTTTGACCCTGGTACCTGAACAAGAGTTCCTAAATCCCTCAAATTTCCTGAGTGATAAGAGGTCTCTTATTCTAACGAAATGACACGATGGGCTCCAGAATAGCTCCTGGACAGAggttggtcaccagaaagaccaagccgTGATAGAAGTTTGGAACTTTGAGCTCCTCTCAATCCTCAGAAGAGATGAGAGGAGATGGAGACCGAGTTAACATGATGAAGCCTCCATTGAAATTTCTGGGAGCTTCCGGGCCACTGTACGTATCTATAAAGGCAAGAACTTATTAGATAGAGTGGTTTAAGTGGTGGAAAAGTAGTATAAAGACCCATCATTACTGACATTAAGAGTACAGTGGAGATGACAAAAATGCCCCCAATATTCAAAAAACCAGAGCAGAGCTAGGCAAACTCTGGTCTACAGATCAAATGTGGCACAAAGCCCATTTCTACAATTAAGTTTTGCTGGAACACAGCCAGGCTCTCTTTACATAATGTCTATGGCTATATTTGTGCTGCAATAGCAGCTGAACAGTTGTGACACAAACCACTATACAATCTGCAAAGCTGAAAATAatttactatctggctctttacagaatGTTGGTCTATCCCTGAAATACACTGTAAGGACAATGCTTAGTTTTGAACTCACCATTAAGTACCCAATCTCTTTCTGGTTGACTCTTGTCTCCATGGATACACATAGCTGGCCaactgtcagaaaaaaaaaaagtcaagtacaTATTAGGAATTATTCATATACTACACAACATTAAGAGTACCAATTTAGAAATTCCGACTGAATTATAAAATCCAAGGCAAATTAATTACATTATTGCTGCACTTACCCATCTCTGCGCATCCTTCGAGTGAGGTCATCACAGCGTCTCTTCGTCTCTACAaatattatggttttattttccttttcagccattatttcctcCATAAGTTGGATTAACCTGAAAAAAGACGAAACAATGAAGTCATCTAGAGAAGACCTCCTTATATATTATGTTTCCAGTATCAACCCTTCAAAGTTTTAGTATCTTCTTTTCAAATAACTTTCAATATAGCTGGGAATTATCAGAGCTGGTCAAATTGAAgaatccagaattcttgcctttaACCTTAATGATCTGATAACATAAAGAATGGATTGTTGGAAAACAATGCTTTTAATGTGTTCAAGGCTAGGAAATACTGGCTTCTATGCATAACACTTTAATTTTAGAAGATTATTAGAGGAAAAGTTTTATCAGCATTATCAAAACAGTGGAATCTCTCATACTTGTGGTCCTTTTCACTTTCCATGCAGACATCCACAATCTGGAGGATGTTGTGGTTGGCACTCAACTCCAGATTGCCTACGTTGATCTGTGTGTAATCACGAAGGAAATCCTCTGCCAACTGTCTTACTTCTTTCGGCCAGGTGGCACTCCACATTAATGTCTGCCTATCAGGCTATCAGGAAAAGAAAGACTTTCTTTTAGATTAAGGAACCACTATAGGCAAAGGGTAGAAAAAAACATAAGCTCTACACACCCTGATTTGGTCAACAATTTTACGAATTTGGGGTTCAAAGCCCATATCAAGCATTCTGTCAGCTTCATCCAGTACAAGGTAAGTACATCGGCGGAGATTTGTCTTTCCTGACTCCAGGAAATCTATCAGGCGTCCAGGAGTAGCTATACAGATCTCAACGCCTGTAAAGCAAAACCAAAGATCTATTCAACTAAGAATTCTTTAAATGCTGTTCAAGCTTCAAAAGTACCTGGAAAAAACATGATGTAACAAGAATTTATGTATAAACATCTGAAATTCCGTTAAAGTCTCTAGCCACACTGGACTTTCCTAAAATAGCATTTTAGCCATATGTGAGAATTTCTAAGCTACTGAAATACTgatccccctccaccccaccagaAATCCACTATTTTCCTCTTCAATTTCATTCACAAAACCTggtaaaatgaaactaaaaattcttaaatgctctttttttcttACCTCTCTCTAAATCTCGAATCTGGGGACCTTTAGGAGCACCTCCATAAATGCAAGTGCTCTTCAATCTGGAGCATTTGCCATAGTCATCAGCCACTTGCTGTACTTGCTGGGCAAGCTCTCTGGTAGGAGCCAGAACTAGAcactaaaacaaacaaatcattTGAGACACCACCCCAAGTTTAAGGGGaacaaaaaaaagtacaaaaaggtTATTTAATTCTCTACTGTCTAATCTGAGGTGGGGGCTTGAGAAGGCAGCAGGTTTAAGATATTGCACTGTAATGTGGCTAAAAATTATATCcctaacatcttacagaaaaacctgaatgaattttttggtcAATCCAATTTGAGAACTAATATTTGCCATGTAGTATGATGGCTGACTTTTGACACAATTCATTAATGTGTGCTACGTAAGTAGATTTATAGACTGTATTACCTAGTTTTAACTAAACAACTCACAAAATGATTAAGTAGCTACAATATTCCTGTAACAAAACCAGGTTAAGTCCCAAATTTTACTTAGATATCAGAACAAGAAAAGAGCAGAGCTGACATTTTCCTGACATCTAGTTTAAGGTCTTGGCCAGGCAAAGCTGGCAAAAACAAGGATGATTTATACACATTGTGACAAGAAGTTGGTCaaataaaattaagacactttGAAACTGGAATCATATATACTGGTAACAATAACTCTCACTTGGTATATCAATCCATTAGACATTATTTAATGATAATACAGCTAATTCCATTAGCCATATGAAATACATTACATATTATGTAATGAAAAGTTAAATGTACTACTTATTGTTGTGCATCATTAAAACATATTGTATAATGTACATATTTACAAACATACAGTGAATGCAAGctctattaaaaaaatgttaagaaagtaCATTCAAAATGTTTGAAGACCACTACTGAAATTTTACAGTAAATAGCATTAACTGAAAATGATCAAACCAGAAAATGGTGCTGCTCTATAAACATTTACAAAAGCATTACTTAAACACAAAAAATACACATCCCAAACCTGACTTATCCACAGATCAAGTATCTCATTTTATACCTTTGTATCCCTCATAGTATCGATGGGCAATTAAGCAGTGCATCTGTATTTAATGCACAGAAAATGCCTACATGTGATGCTAACAGGTACGGTAGTTAAAAGTaagactgagggacttccctggtggtccagtggttaagactctgtgctttcaaagcagcagggcatgggttcaatcccgggtcggggaactaagattccacaagccatgtggccataaataaataaatattaaaacaataaaaaagaaaaaaataaaagtaagactGATTCAAATTCGAGCTCAGCAATTTAATTACTgtctgaccctgggcaagtcacttaactgctTTGTACCTAAGATTTACCAGTAAGACAATATTTCCTCCAGATATGGAAGGTGAGGTTGAGAACGAAATCTGAGAACACATGTAAAGTACAGTGCCTGAAACATAATAAATTGTAGTTATTTTTAGAAGTATAAACAAACTGAAACATACTTACAATTGGGCCATCTCCTCTTTCCAAGTAAGGCTGGTGGTTAATATGAACAATTGCAGGTAGcaaatactggagaaggaaagaaggatagTCTTATACCAAAACTAAGCCATTATATCAACTGTTCTAAATTATCACAGTAATTGATAACGTCTAAGTaactaggaaaaagaaaacagaattcacaTCTCTTAAACATATATGCAGTGCAAATGTGAACATAAAATGCTTCCACATATTTCAGATAGCTAAAAAAGCTAAAACATTACTTCCACTATCTGAATTAGAATTTTAAGCATTGagaatatatgtaatatttacaACAGCAAAATAAGTTACCACAATATGCAAAGTCTTCCCTTGCGGGTACATACCGCCAACGTCTTCCCAGAGCCAGTCTGAGCAATGCCCACCATATCCCGGCCACTAAGAGCCAAGGGAAATCCCTGGCACTGAATTGGAGTTGGTTCTGTGAAGTGCTGATCCATCAACACATCCATTACGTATTCTGTACAAGAACAGATATTACTGTTTTTAGGTAAAACTAAAAAGTGAACCTATAGCCAAAAGAAATTATAGAGACTTCTTAAGCTCACCAAAGGCAATAATTATCCAGCTTTACATCTCTCCAAGAGAAGCAGTAATTTTGTCTTCAGTTACTGAAATTCAGTTCTTTGACCTGCTGTTTCTCAAGAAGGCTACTGCCATAGCCATCCACCCTTATTCTCAAAAACTTGAAAACCATTGCTCTAAAGTATCTAAGGTACAAGGTATAGGTACCTAGAAGCCACCTACTGTTTATCTAATCCAAATTTTATCCAGGtagaaagcaattttattttgctatttttctaaAACGTAAAGGCAAAACCCCAAGGAAAGATGAAAaccaaacaaatttaaaaaaaccctgcAAAAGACCCAAGAAAGTTCTAAATTGAGAACACATGCACATTAAAAAGAAACTCACCCCAAAAACTCGAAGAACTTTTGTGAAAGGTTTCTATTTGTCTTTTCAACAAAATCCTGAGCTGGGTCAAAACCTTTAAATAACTTATGACCACAGTGACCATTCAAGCTAAATTAACAATTAATATCCCCGACTGAGAAGCACTTACGTGGGAAGTTAGCATGATGGAAGGCAAACACGGGTTTAGGACAAACATCTCCCCCTCTCACTGTAATCTCTTTCTTTCGGCGTAATTCATCAACCTCATACTATTTAAGAAACAAAGTAAGACAAATCAGTAACCAATTTATTCTAAATGTGCAAAACTTTATGTTCCAATAAAGTATAACAATGATCAAATTCACAATTACAATGGAAAATATGTTTAACACTTCTTACAGTGCTTTTCATGTATGTTCAACTTCACACAACTTTCTAAGTCAACGAAGCAGGTAGTGAGTTTCATTTTCCACATGAGAATAGTTAACACAGAAAGATGAAATATAACCAACATATGAGAATCAAGTGCTTTCTCTTACGAGTATCAGCTTTCCTAACAAGAACCAAAGGAAAAGTCCCACCACACCagaataaaaaatagaagagTAAACTTTGTATATATATGAGTAAACTTTCTATATATGAGTAAACTTTGGCTAATTGATCTCCTTGGTTCACTACTGCATGtgaagaaaaggtaaataaataccACCCCTCAAACTTACTGGAGTCAGTCTTGCCACTTCTGGATGTTCAACATAAAAATTCTTCTCAAACTTGGGGAGCTCACTCAAATCCCACTTCTTTTTACGTAGACGCTCCCCAGGATTACCAAATTTCTTTGGGGGAAGGCCACCACCACCTCTTGCTCCAAATCTAGAAACATCAAAATTTCCAgtttattagtatttttaaagcaaaatatctcAGGTGCCATAAAAACATGCAAAAAGATGCAACTCTTAAGATACTACCAGCCCCCTccaaaaaaatatttgtgtaaaGTACTTAAAACAGTATCTGacatagtaaacactcaataCAAACTGGCAGTAattgtattcattcaacaaatagttacTGGGTATCAACTATAAACCAGGTATGGTTTTAAGTGGTGCTAGAGATACTGAAGTAAACAGAAATCGCTACTCTTATGTAATATTCTGAAATGAAGCTAAGTGAGGACATTCAATTTAAATTAGGGCAAAACTGTGGACAGGTAGAAAGTTATCTAAggtctttaaaacaatttaaaaaatcattcttttcGCTTTACCTTGCTTTCACAACAGACAAGTTCAACTGGAATACAAATATGGCCATTAGCCAAACTTGAAATGTTCTGTTTCCTAAGAAGAATCCTAAGACTAAGATGGTCTTCATTTCTGTATTTCAACCATTAAAGTGCAGGACATTGTTTTGGTGCACCAATAACAATGTCTTCATCTCATTTCCTCACTCCTGAAAACGCTACGCCAAATTTAATTCTCCTTTTCTACTCTCATTCATAACATCATCTTGCAAATGGTTCCACGAGTTTACTAATCAACAGGCAGTAGATGTACTAACCATTCTAAAGCATGTCAATTTTCTGGAACTCAAAATGGTCTTAAAAGTTCTTGGCTTAAAGAGCTGGCTACATATTTCTctaaatacaaatatacaaagaTGGATGGCAGGAAATTTTATTGGGACCATTAAGTATTTACATTCAAAAAGACAGAACCTGGCAGATTCCATTATATTACTGTTGATCAATACCAATCAACACCTTCAACATGTCCTCAGGCTTAAGACCAAACAGGAGActgacccctcctccctcccttttagGTGAAGCAACTAACAATTCCATCAATAACTAAAGTTCTCTACATTTAAAAAAGCCAAGGCTTTAAACTGTCAGTCTTGCAAAGAAAAATGACCAAAGACTAATTTTCAGAGATTGGCTGCCTAATTATGTGGTTCTTCACAaaataccctaatgctgggaaagagccaaggcaggagagagggagggagaggatgagatggttggatagcaccactgattcagtggacgcgaatttgagcaaactctgggagacaggacagggaagcatggtgtgctgcagtccacagggttgcaaagagtcggacacaatttagtgactgaacaacaacaaatgttgttC is a window of Muntiacus reevesi chromosome 1, mMunRee1.1, whole genome shotgun sequence DNA encoding:
- the DDX17 gene encoding probable ATP-dependent RNA helicase DDX17 isoform X1, with the translated sequence MRGGGFGDRDRDRDRGGFGARGGGGLPPKKFGNPGERLRKKKWDLSELPKFEKNFYVEHPEVARLTPYEVDELRRKKEITVRGGDVCPKPVFAFHHANFPQYVMDVLMDQHFTEPTPIQCQGFPLALSGRDMVGIAQTGSGKTLAYLLPAIVHINHQPYLERGDGPICLVLAPTRELAQQVQQVADDYGKCSRLKSTCIYGGAPKGPQIRDLERGVEICIATPGRLIDFLESGKTNLRRCTYLVLDEADRMLDMGFEPQIRKIVDQIRPDRQTLMWSATWPKEVRQLAEDFLRDYTQINVGNLELSANHNILQIVDVCMESEKDHKLIQLMEEIMAEKENKTIIFVETKRRCDDLTRRMRRDGWPAMCIHGDKSQPERDWVLNEFRSGKAPILIATDVASRGLDVEDVKFVINYDYPNSSEDYVHRIGRTARSTNKGTAYTFFTPGNLKQARELIKVLEEANQAINPKLMQLVDHRGGGGGGGKGGRSRYRTTSSANNPNLMYQDECDRRLRGVKDGGRRDSASYRDRGETDRAGYANGSGYGSPNSAFGAQAGQYTYGQGTYGAAAYGTSGYTAQEYGAGTYGASSTTSTGRSSQSSSQQFSGIGRSGQQPQPLMSQQFAQPPGATNMIGYMGQTAYQYPPPPPPPPPSRK
- the DDX17 gene encoding probable ATP-dependent RNA helicase DDX17 isoform X2, whose protein sequence is MRGGGFGDRDRDRDRGGFGARGGGGLPPKKFGNPGERLRKKKWDLSELPKFEKNFYVEHPEVARLTPYEVDELRRKKEITVRGGDVCPKPVFAFHHANFPQYVMDVLMDQHFTEPTPIQCQGFPLALSGRDMVGIAQTGSGKTLAYLLPAIVHINHQPYLERGDGPICLVLAPTRELAQQVQQVADDYGKCSRLKSTCIYGGAPKGPQIRDLERGVEICIATPGRLIDFLESGKTNLRRCTYLVLDEADRMLDMGFEPQIRKIVDQIRPDRQTLMWSATWPKEVRQLAEDFLRDYTQINVGNLELSANHNILQIVDVCMESEKDHKLIQLMEEIMAEKENKTIIFVETKRRCDDLTRRMRRDGWPAMCIHGDKSQPERDWVLNEFRSGKAPILIATDVASRGLDVEDVKFVINYDYPNSSEDYVHRIGRTARSTNKGTAYTFFTPGNLKQARELIKVLEEANQAINPKLMQLVDHRGGGGGGGGRSRYRTTSSANNPNLMYQDECDRRLRGVKDGGRRDSASYRDRGETDRAGYANGSGYGSPNSAFGAQAGQYTYGQGTYGAAAYGTSGYTAQEYGAGTYGASSTTSTGRSSQSSSQQFSGIGRSGQQPQPLMSQQFAQPPGATNMIGYMGQTAYQYPPPPPPPPPSRK